From Triticum aestivum cultivar Chinese Spring chromosome 4A, IWGSC CS RefSeq v2.1, whole genome shotgun sequence, a single genomic window includes:
- the LOC123083057 gene encoding putative leucine-rich repeat receptor-like protein kinase At2g19210 — protein MERGPWPRAMAARWLLLLLLGPALQVHAQLDSSDFISIDCGLPETSTGFTDNVTKLSYVPDTGFTDAGTNHNISAEYVTASLPMNWHTLRSFSGDRDARSCYTVGDLVSDLKYLIRAMFMYGNYDNLNRLPIFDLYLGVNYWQTVNISATDEMMIYEIISIISDGHVQVCLVDTGSGTPFISSLDLRPLKNNLYPQSDESQGLVLSDRRNFGASDSVIVRYPDDPYDRIWMPLLSKTAEWSVISTDNIVENRSNSFEAPSAVMQTAVMPTDPSSAFGFIWNAQPSAKNHMPGYVCMVYLAELQHLPRNTVRQFNIYLNGELGYSGGYTPSYLFTDVIYSDKPFYSSHPYNISMNATKTSTLPPIMNAAEIFSVVSTTGTATIAQEVAAITAVRDTYKVKKNWMGDPCAPKKYAWDGLRCKYFESSPPSVTGLNLSSSGLSGNVSFSFANLKGLQYLDLSSNNLTGSIPEILSQLSLLTLLDFTGNQLSGSIPSELLKRTRDDSLIIKYDNNPNLCTNRDSCQPAQKNSRSMVAVYVVGTVVAVLLIVLLLVLLLFLRRRMHGTTSNIITMGNKAIIAPSHAQSSSGHSSLRLDNRRFTYNELETITNSFQRVIGRGGFGKVYHGFLQDGTQVAVKLRSESSDQGVQEFLAEAQTLAKIHHKNLVSLIGYCKEREYMALVYEYMPEGALHQHLGGSTNNGKTLTWRQRLRIALESAQGLEYLHKGCNPPLIHRDVKTSNILLNANLEAKIADFGLLKAFNRGNDTHVSTARVVGTYGYLAPEYLATFQLTNKSDVFSFGVVLLEIVTGQPHILNGPEPTSIVQWVRQRLAHGNIEAVVDSRMRGDHDINSVWKVADTALKCTTQAPEQRPTMTDLVAQLQECLELEVARGYTNAGFYTTRNGDDMSTNVSQRTFEIDHLGRVPTMSTGPALR, from the exons ATGGAAAGAGGACCATGGCCGAGAGCAATGGCGGCCCGGTGGCtcttgttgctccttctcggtcctGCTCTTCAAGTCCATGCCCAGCTCGATAGCTCAG ATTTCATAAGCATTGACTGCGGCCTGCCGGAGACGTCCACAGGCTTCACGGACAACGTCACCAAACTCTCGTACGTCCCGGACACTGGCTTCACCGACGCGGGCACCAACCACAACATATCGGCTGAGTATGTCACGGCGTCTCTACCAATGAACTGGCACACACTAAGGAGCTTCTCCGGCGACCGCGATGCGCGCAGCTGCTACACGGTAGGGGACCTCGTGTCCGACCTCAAGTATCTCATTCGAGCCATGTTCATGTACGGCAACTACGACAACCTCAACCGGTTGCCCATCTTCGACCTATATTTGGGCGTCAACTACTGGCAGACCGTGAACATCTCAGCCACGGACGAGATGATGATTTACGAgatcatctccatcatctccgacGGCCACGTGCAGGTCTGCCTCGTGGACACCGGCTCCGGGACGCCTTTCATCTCCAGCCTGGACCTTAGGCCGCTCAAGAACAATCTCTACCCGCAGTCTGACGAGTCGCAGGGGCTGGTTCTTTCAGACAGGAGAAACTTCGGCGCAAGCGATAGCGTAATTGTCAG GTACCCCGATGATCCATACGATCGTATATGGATGCCACTATTGAGCAAGACGGCGGAGTGGTCAGTAATCTCAACGGACAATATTGTCGAGAATCGAAGTAACTCCTTCGAGGCTCCATCAGCCGTGATGCAGACTGCAGTCATGCCCACCGACCCCTCCAGCGCCTTCGGCTTCATCTGGAATGCCCAGCCTAGCGCCAAGAACCACATGCCCGG GTACGTCTGCATGGTGTACTTGGCAGAGCTGCAGCACCTCCCCCGCAACACCGTCCGACAGTTCAACATATACCTTAATGGCGAGCTAGGGTATTCCGGCGGCTACACCCCCTCGTACCTCTTCACCGACGTCATCTACAGTGACAAGCCCTTCTACTCCTCTCACCCGTACAACATCTCAATGAACGCCACGAAGACTTCGACGCTTCCGCCGATCATGAACGCTGCCGAGATCTTCTCCGTTGTGTCCACCACCGGCACAGCCACGATCGCTCAGGAAG ttgctgccatcacgGCGGTCAGAGACACTTACAAGGTGAAGAAAAACTGGATGGGCGATCCGTGTGCGCCAAAGAAGTATGCATGGGATGGATTGAGGTGCAAATATTTCGAGTCTAGCCCGCCAAGTGTCACAGGCTT GAATCTATCTTCGAGTGGTTTGAGTGGCAACGTGTCATTTTCTTTTGCCAATCTCAAAGGTTTACAGTACTT GGATTTGTCAAGCAATAATCTGACTGGCTCAATCCCTGAGATCCTATCACAATTGTCATTGCTCACGCTTCT AGACTTCACAGGCAATCAACTCAGTGGATCAATTCCTTCCGAGCTTCTGAAAAGAACTCGAGATGACTCCCTCATAATCAA aTATGATAACAACCCGAACCTCTGCACTAACAGAGATTCTTGTCAGCCTGCACAAAAGAATAGCAGGTCTATGGTTGCCGTCTATGTTGTTGGGACGGTAGTTGCAGTGTTGCTGATTGTGCTTCTGTTGGTGCTactccttttcctgcgcaggcggATGCATG GTACAACTAGCAACATCATCACGATGGGGAACAAGGCGATTATCGCACCGTCACATGCTCAGAGCAGCAGTGGGCACAGCTCGCTGAGGCTCGATAATCGCCGCTTCACGTACAATGAACTGGAAACCATAACGAACAGCTTCCAGAGAGTGATTGGCCGAGGAGGGTTTGGCAAAGTCTACCATGGCTTCTTGCAGGACGGGACCCAAGTAGCTGTCAAACTGCGCTCTGAATCTTCAGATCAAGGTGTACAAGAATTCCTGGCGGAG GCTCAGACCTTGGCTAAGATTCATCACAAGAATCTTGTGTCCTTGATTGGCTACTGCAAGGAGAGGGAGTACATGGCTCTTGTATATGAGTACATGCCTGAAGGAGCTCTACACCAACATCTTGGAG GGAGCACGAACAATGGAAAAACTTTAACCTGGAGGCAGAGACTTCGCATTGCATTGGAATCCGCACAAG GGCTTGAGTACCTTCACAAAGGATGCAATCCACCACTCATTCATAGGGATGTGAAAACGTCTAACATTCTATTGAATGCAAACCTGGAGGCCAAGATAGCTGATTTTGGCTTGCTCAAGGCTTTCAATCGTGGCAATGATACCCATGTGTCTACTGCTAGAGTGGTCGGCACATATGGTTACCTTGCCCCCGA GTACCTTGCAACATTTCAGCTGACCAACAAGAGTGATGTGTTTAGCTTCGGCGTAGTGCTGCTAGAGATAGTCACTGGGCAACCTCACATCCTCAATGGCCCGGAGCCAACGAGCATCGTCCAATGGGTGCGGCAGCGCCTAGCCCATGGCAATATCGAAGCTGTAGTGGACTCACGCATGCGTGGTGATCACGACATCAATAGTGTGTGGAAAGTCGCGGACACCGCACTCAAGTGCACCACGCAGGCACCTGAGCAGCGTCCCACAATGACTGATTTGGTGGCGCAGTTGCAGGAGTGCCTAGAGCTTGAGGTTGCACGTGGTTACACAAATGCTGGCTTTTACACGACTCGGAATGGGGATGACATGTCAACTAATGTGAGCCAGAGAACATTCGAGATAGATCATTTGGGCAGAGTGCCAACAATGTCTACGGGTCCAGCTCTCAGGTGA